A genomic stretch from Telmatocola sphagniphila includes:
- a CDS encoding replication initiator protein A, producing the protein MPRRLPPKGDFQPDLFAASFADIPIRDQRDTMERPFFSLSKKPRITPIAYHVGDVWVEVSPNPQFGMATIWDADILLWASTQITEALDRGLPANRTLKFHPHNLLKSIRRDIGGDHYVRLRAALERLTHTAVRTNIRANGKKKFASFHWLESWTEVTDETTGETQGMTITIPDWLFQGIVMKGGVLTIHEDYFLLTGGIERWLYRVARKHAGHQEIGWQFTMRQLYEKSGSTARFSDFAIDVRKLVELNQLPEYSLYLHRNEQEEEVINFLRRSQLGVDDPNYQFERNPKRRLTPAAV; encoded by the coding sequence ATGCCCCGCCGTCTTCCCCCCAAGGGCGATTTTCAGCCCGATCTCTTTGCCGCCAGTTTTGCGGATATCCCGATCCGCGACCAGCGGGATACTATGGAGCGGCCATTTTTTAGCCTTTCCAAAAAACCTCGTATTACTCCAATCGCTTACCATGTTGGCGATGTTTGGGTGGAAGTCAGTCCCAATCCCCAGTTCGGCATGGCAACCATCTGGGATGCCGATATTCTGCTTTGGGCTTCAACTCAAATTACGGAGGCTCTCGACCGAGGTCTTCCGGCCAATCGCACTCTCAAATTCCATCCTCATAATCTGCTGAAGTCCATTCGTCGAGATATCGGTGGGGATCACTATGTCCGATTGCGGGCAGCCCTGGAACGCCTCACCCATACGGCGGTTCGGACGAATATCCGGGCCAATGGCAAAAAGAAGTTCGCTTCCTTCCATTGGCTGGAAAGCTGGACCGAGGTCACCGATGAAACCACGGGCGAAACCCAGGGGATGACCATTACTATTCCCGACTGGCTATTCCAAGGCATCGTGATGAAGGGAGGTGTGCTGACTATCCACGAGGATTATTTCCTGCTCACGGGCGGTATAGAGCGATGGCTTTATCGGGTTGCCCGGAAGCATGCCGGGCATCAGGAGATTGGCTGGCAGTTTACCATGCGGCAGCTTTATGAAAAGTCCGGTTCGACAGCTCGGTTTTCGGATTTCGCTATCGATGTCCGGAAGCTGGTCGAATTGAATCAATTACCCGAATATTCGCTCTATCTGCATCGCAATGAGCAGGAGGAAGAGGTCATCAATTTCCTGAGGCGTAGCCAATTGGGGGTCGATGATCCGAATTACCAGTTCGAACGGAATCCAAAGCGGCGTTTGACGCCCGCTGCGGTTTGA
- a CDS encoding DNA methyltransferase yields the protein MIFSNPKRMKQKTPNKESWFNFYAGYSGAFVRDVLVQVMPNNQGRVLDPWNGSGTTTTTAHEQGIDSTGIDINPVMIIVAKAKLLSPGVVESLLPLAEEIIALAKQTKKRIHYTDPLLEWFTPAGALPTRLLADAISKILMPSEAWEKVFLSDHICLVSDLAAFFLVALFRTTRSLVVRFRPTNPTWIKAPESDKCRIRPNPEKVYDEFRLNIREMLAGVAPISGQANTIISLGSSSDLPLAKKSVDAVIASPPYCTRIDYAIATKPELAVLGYSQKRDFDSLRRLMMGGPVVTSLASSTKSGWGENCVNFLKAVETHPSKGSRSYYHKLFLQYYAAMYESLQEINRVLVPDGQCVLVVQDSFYKEVHIDVAKHIGEMARNLGWTLKNRFDFEANLVMARMNPKIKKYRTYSGATESVLWFRKAS from the coding sequence ATGATATTCTCCAACCCGAAGCGGATGAAACAGAAAACGCCCAATAAAGAATCGTGGTTCAATTTCTATGCCGGATATTCAGGGGCGTTTGTTCGAGACGTATTAGTTCAGGTGATGCCGAATAATCAGGGGCGGGTGTTGGACCCGTGGAATGGGAGCGGTACCACTACAACAACTGCACATGAGCAAGGTATCGACTCTACCGGTATCGATATTAACCCAGTCATGATTATTGTCGCAAAGGCGAAATTACTGTCACCAGGAGTTGTTGAAAGCTTGCTGCCACTTGCAGAAGAGATTATTGCTTTAGCAAAGCAGACGAAAAAGCGAATCCATTATACCGACCCCCTCTTGGAATGGTTTACCCCGGCTGGGGCTTTACCAACTCGATTATTAGCTGACGCAATTTCCAAAATACTGATGCCTAGCGAGGCTTGGGAGAAAGTATTCCTCTCAGACCATATTTGTCTAGTGTCTGATCTTGCCGCTTTCTTTCTGGTCGCTCTGTTTCGAACAACCAGATCTCTCGTCGTGCGATTTCGACCAACCAACCCAACGTGGATCAAAGCGCCGGAATCTGACAAATGTCGGATTCGACCTAACCCCGAAAAAGTCTACGATGAGTTTCGTTTGAATATTCGGGAAATGCTGGCTGGGGTGGCACCAATTTCTGGGCAAGCAAACACAATTATTTCCCTCGGTTCATCTAGTGACCTTCCATTAGCAAAGAAGAGTGTCGATGCGGTTATTGCTTCACCGCCGTACTGTACAAGAATTGATTACGCAATTGCCACGAAGCCAGAATTGGCGGTACTTGGTTATTCGCAGAAGAGAGATTTTGATTCTTTGCGGCGACTTATGATGGGTGGTCCTGTTGTTACCTCTTTAGCCAGTTCAACAAAATCAGGATGGGGTGAAAACTGCGTAAATTTCTTAAAAGCAGTTGAGACACATCCTTCGAAGGGATCACGCAGCTATTACCACAAGCTGTTCTTGCAATACTACGCTGCCATGTACGAATCACTGCAAGAGATCAATCGTGTACTGGTACCTGATGGCCAGTGCGTCCTTGTGGTACAGGACTCCTTTTACAAAGAAGTACACATTGATGTTGCAAAGCATATCGGCGAGATGGCTCGAAATCTTGGTTGGACCTTAAAAAACCGATTTGATTTCGAGGCTAACCTTGTGATGGCAAGAATGAATCCGAAGATCAAAAAATACCGAACTTACTCGGGTGCAACCGAGAGCGTGCTCTGGTTTCGAAAAGCGTCGTGA
- a CDS encoding DUF262 domain-containing protein → MPTIDPVSLIAAADEQVAKVRTQGKDYSFNELLSMHEEGELIINPEYQRLFRWPEEKESRFIESLILELPLPPIFVIEVEGGRYELIDGLQRISSYFHYRGKLKAPHRSIKVNDYLKLIDCDIVEALNGHVYDDLPEALRIKLKRHSVRVEVIRKESDRRLRYHMFKRLNTGGALLSEQEIRNCTIRLLDNTFNQFIIDCSQEADFIECTSNVGSEQIDKKFDQELALRFFAFKNWPDKYSHEIGSFLTEYMEAVTDPLKGVPFDYTSERLKFKKTFGVLRACLGSDAFYMVVKRSTGTQSKYPFSVLHYEAFTLGLQSHLERLDLTNSSQIEKMKSEATKIKYDEEFIKLTTGGGKNTKGSLTKRIQFVSDRIGKVI, encoded by the coding sequence ATGCCAACCATCGATCCTGTCTCCCTTATTGCTGCAGCTGACGAGCAGGTAGCAAAGGTTCGAACTCAAGGCAAAGACTATTCTTTCAACGAACTCCTTAGCATGCATGAGGAGGGCGAACTGATTATTAACCCAGAGTATCAAAGGCTCTTCCGATGGCCAGAAGAAAAAGAATCTCGATTCATAGAATCTCTGATTTTAGAATTGCCCTTACCTCCAATTTTCGTGATCGAGGTTGAGGGCGGGAGATACGAACTAATTGACGGGTTACAGCGAATCTCATCATATTTCCATTATCGCGGTAAGCTCAAAGCACCTCATAGGAGTATAAAGGTTAATGATTACCTGAAACTGATCGACTGTGATATAGTGGAAGCGCTAAATGGGCACGTATACGATGATTTGCCCGAAGCACTTCGCATCAAACTCAAGCGTCATTCTGTTAGGGTCGAAGTGATTCGCAAAGAGAGCGACAGACGTCTCAGATATCACATGTTCAAGCGGTTGAATACAGGAGGAGCACTACTGAGTGAACAAGAAATTCGAAACTGTACTATTCGGCTCCTTGATAACACCTTCAATCAATTCATCATTGATTGCAGTCAAGAAGCCGATTTCATCGAATGTACCTCGAATGTGGGCTCAGAACAGATCGACAAGAAATTTGATCAAGAATTGGCTCTCAGATTCTTTGCATTTAAAAACTGGCCTGACAAATATAGCCACGAAATCGGTTCGTTTCTGACTGAATACATGGAGGCTGTAACGGACCCTCTGAAAGGTGTACCTTTTGATTACACCTCAGAGCGCCTCAAGTTCAAAAAAACATTCGGAGTTCTCCGTGCATGTCTCGGAAGTGACGCATTCTACATGGTTGTTAAGAGGAGTACGGGGACTCAATCGAAGTATCCTTTTAGTGTGTTACATTATGAAGCATTTACACTAGGGCTGCAATCTCACTTAGAGCGTCTCGATCTCACCAACTCATCTCAAATAGAAAAAATGAAATCAGAAGCAACGAAAATCAAGTATGACGAAGAGTTTATTAAATTGACGACAGGAGGTGGGAAAAACACGAAAGGATCACTAACAAAGAGGATCCAGTTTGTATCTGATCGTATTGGTAAAGTCATATGA
- a CDS encoding VUT family protein: MASAVGIEPWWILVGYLWLQLFTGVPFALTYGVDSKLSGRVYDRIRLPGKCPISPGGEFRKCKTAGATAAAAVGAFVWCLVLICHPNASRSPWCYSLIFLINIVPMVLLLYWIQKLELSAGLNIHSDTEEIQSQHDSIKKDVWESILAVGFLEGLLQFSQFYFSIKAIKMLFDKVPTYPLLCTIFIPLLFYIINSTELIGVTLFRRFFRNPERESKKRQYIALKTLLVTVSIFAIHIATWMICGWYIAMDVVAFSVFNIVKGCAGGLSEEWQEALRQKKRTQLDRCDEAIFSARSALIGRLYQIAAIIVYMIATVLVANDDVFDAFHNLSPNTLKPDQNSAVFASTLTVFVFLLLAANLLVYLWSADGTPRKTPIEVFLDGIRYRDQRRAMLTQLLRVSFVVSLVLSNFLAVKLADIRGVSFSHGGLCYVFCFVILHLMVAFEGVEAAVKTVLLGMASYPFVYIALVVSSTGPGRVMDGGGISTDQYNSLFGHTVSMLFVASLMGYIITVVLDMLLMSYLIRYFGADKALVVGAFVTCICQFLDSALFVYIGYFTALQANIWPLIIGQFAVKFCTFLVLYFPLYLFIRMLDRQAWQQGGRVSDAISL; encoded by the coding sequence GTGGCATCGGCAGTGGGTATTGAGCCATGGTGGATACTTGTTGGATACTTGTGGCTTCAATTGTTCACAGGAGTGCCATTCGCACTAACCTATGGGGTGGACTCAAAATTGTCTGGCCGAGTCTACGACCGAATCCGTTTGCCGGGGAAGTGCCCAATATCGCCAGGAGGTGAGTTTCGCAAATGTAAAACTGCTGGAGCAACTGCCGCTGCAGCGGTCGGCGCCTTCGTGTGGTGCTTAGTGCTGATCTGCCATCCGAATGCAAGCCGGTCACCATGGTGTTACTCTTTGATTTTCTTAATAAATATTGTCCCAATGGTGCTTCTCCTTTACTGGATCCAAAAACTAGAACTGTCGGCTGGTCTAAATATCCATAGCGACACCGAAGAGATACAGTCGCAGCACGACTCAATTAAAAAGGATGTCTGGGAATCCATTCTCGCTGTCGGATTCTTGGAAGGTCTGCTTCAATTCTCACAGTTTTACTTCTCGATCAAAGCTATAAAGATGTTGTTCGACAAGGTTCCTACATACCCCTTACTTTGTACGATATTCATACCATTGCTGTTCTACATAATCAATAGTACGGAATTGATAGGAGTGACACTTTTCCGTAGATTCTTCCGCAATCCAGAGCGTGAGTCCAAGAAACGTCAATATATAGCACTAAAAACACTTTTAGTCACTGTCTCAATTTTTGCTATCCACATTGCTACATGGATGATATGCGGATGGTATATTGCTATGGATGTGGTAGCATTTTCAGTGTTCAACATTGTCAAAGGGTGCGCAGGCGGGCTGTCGGAAGAATGGCAAGAAGCATTACGGCAAAAAAAGAGAACACAACTCGACCGATGTGACGAAGCAATTTTTTCAGCTCGATCCGCACTGATTGGCCGTCTATATCAAATCGCTGCGATAATTGTTTATATGATCGCTACAGTTCTCGTTGCCAATGATGATGTCTTCGACGCCTTTCACAATCTGTCACCTAATACTCTCAAACCAGATCAAAACTCGGCGGTCTTTGCCAGTACGCTGACTGTCTTCGTCTTTCTCCTACTCGCTGCCAACCTCTTGGTTTACCTGTGGAGCGCAGACGGAACTCCGCGCAAGACGCCCATAGAAGTGTTTCTCGATGGGATTCGATACCGGGATCAGCGGCGCGCTATGTTGACGCAGTTACTGCGTGTATCGTTCGTTGTATCCTTGGTGTTGTCCAACTTTCTTGCAGTGAAGTTAGCCGACATTCGAGGTGTATCCTTCAGTCACGGTGGCCTGTGCTATGTCTTTTGTTTCGTAATCCTTCACCTAATGGTTGCGTTCGAGGGCGTGGAGGCGGCTGTCAAGACGGTGCTTCTCGGTATGGCATCATATCCATTTGTCTACATCGCGCTTGTGGTATCTTCAACCGGACCGGGTCGGGTCATGGATGGGGGTGGTATTTCCACTGACCAGTACAATTCATTGTTTGGCCACACTGTCTCGATGCTTTTCGTTGCCAGCCTGATGGGCTACATCATAACAGTCGTACTGGATATGCTACTTATGAGTTACTTGATTCGATATTTCGGCGCGGACAAGGCACTAGTGGTTGGAGCGTTCGTGACCTGCATCTGCCAATTCCTAGACTCAGCCCTCTTTGTATACATTGGCTACTTTACAGCGCTACAGGCCAATATTTGGCCCTTGATTATCGGCCAGTTCGCAGTTAAATTCTGTACTTTTTTAGTGCTGTATTTTCCGTTATACCTCTTCATCCGGATGCTTGACAGGCAAGCTTGGCAGCAGGGCGGGCGCGTGTCAGATGCCATTTCCTTGTAA
- a CDS encoding MAE_28990/MAE_18760 family HEPN-like nuclease yields the protein MNLADIRAELEDELRWRSEELRFLKNQLTDLRNDDERCQFRRALVVMLYAHFEGFWKAAFSIYVKTLNSEGILCKDAVNHLVAASLFDLFSALSSQAKHPYFRERAADDTKLHQLYRQVEFIDNLPNIDTTRLELSAEKVVDTESNLWPVVIRKILFRLGFPDQTFGSHEGAVWNLVNKRNGVSHGTDRLGFTAKEFNELEYAVLNIMEDVVKILFSWLRERKFLKTT from the coding sequence ATGAACCTTGCCGACATCCGCGCAGAGCTTGAAGATGAGCTTAGATGGCGTTCGGAAGAACTCCGTTTCTTAAAAAACCAATTGACAGACCTACGAAATGATGACGAACGCTGCCAATTTCGACGAGCTCTTGTTGTCATGCTGTATGCGCACTTTGAAGGCTTCTGGAAAGCGGCATTTTCAATCTACGTTAAGACACTAAATTCAGAAGGAATTTTATGTAAAGATGCTGTTAATCATTTGGTTGCTGCAAGTCTCTTCGATTTGTTTTCGGCTTTATCAAGCCAAGCAAAGCATCCCTATTTTCGTGAAAGAGCAGCTGATGATACCAAGCTGCATCAACTATACCGTCAAGTCGAGTTCATCGATAATTTGCCCAACATAGACACAACGCGTCTTGAGTTGTCCGCAGAAAAAGTTGTAGATACTGAATCCAATCTTTGGCCTGTTGTTATACGGAAGATATTATTTCGCCTTGGATTTCCTGACCAGACATTCGGAAGCCATGAAGGGGCTGTATGGAATCTTGTTAACAAACGAAATGGTGTTTCCCATGGAACAGATCGATTAGGATTCACAGCGAAAGAATTCAATGAACTCGAATACGCTGTACTTAATATCATGGAGGACGTTGTAAAGATCCTTTTCAGTTGGTTGCGCGAGCGAAAATTTCTGAAAACAACTTGA
- a CDS encoding DUF262 domain-containing protein, producing MQVTTTGFTIAEYCDQMEKGSITINRDYQRSDAVWPPAARSYLIDTILHGFPIPKFCLSQKTDLRSRKTVKEIVDGQQRSKAILDFYENKFRLTGKSEFSGRSYDQLDQGDKQRFISYSISADVFVGATDNEIRQVFRRMNSYTVPLNPQEKRHATHQGELKWFIVEVTERYENTLKSIGVFTEKQLSRMQDSGLLSEIVMTMLTGIKTASQSLLNKFYTDKDAEFPEEQDMSTRIDQAFTHILRWEQIHNTTLMKPFQFFTFFLAISHALKPLSVLNSVYQASALRTFNDDIVLANLGAISEALDAEDPPEFLINFVSASRAGTNTKINREMRFKTYSTAMRPQMLQ from the coding sequence ATGCAAGTAACTACGACCGGATTCACGATCGCCGAATACTGTGACCAAATGGAGAAAGGATCAATCACGATCAATCGCGATTATCAGCGTTCCGATGCCGTCTGGCCACCCGCTGCTCGTTCGTATCTAATCGACACTATTCTCCACGGTTTCCCGATTCCGAAGTTCTGCCTATCTCAGAAAACTGACTTACGGAGTAGAAAGACAGTAAAGGAAATCGTTGACGGACAGCAAAGAAGCAAAGCAATTTTAGACTTCTATGAAAATAAATTCCGACTCACGGGAAAAAGCGAGTTCTCTGGAAGGTCGTACGATCAATTGGATCAAGGAGATAAACAACGATTCATCAGCTATTCCATATCCGCTGATGTGTTCGTAGGAGCGACGGATAATGAAATCCGCCAAGTGTTCCGCCGGATGAACTCCTACACGGTGCCGCTGAATCCACAAGAGAAACGTCACGCCACCCACCAAGGAGAGTTGAAATGGTTCATCGTTGAAGTGACAGAAAGATATGAGAATACGTTGAAATCAATTGGTGTCTTCACTGAAAAGCAACTTAGCAGAATGCAGGATTCAGGCCTTCTTTCAGAGATCGTTATGACTATGCTCACGGGAATAAAAACCGCATCGCAATCACTCTTGAATAAATTCTACACTGACAAAGATGCTGAGTTTCCAGAAGAACAGGACATGTCGACCAGGATAGACCAAGCATTTACCCATATCCTAAGATGGGAGCAAATTCATAACACTACCCTCATGAAACCATTCCAATTTTTCACATTTTTCCTTGCGATTTCCCACGCATTGAAGCCTTTGTCAGTCCTGAATTCTGTTTACCAGGCTTCGGCTTTGCGAACGTTTAACGATGACATCGTGCTGGCAAATCTGGGAGCGATTTCTGAGGCCTTGGATGCTGAGGACCCACCGGAATTTCTAATTAACTTCGTTTCAGCCAGTAGAGCTGGGACGAATACCAAGATAAATCGTGAGATGCGGTTCAAAACATACTCAACAGCAATGAGACCCCAGATGCTTCAATGA